A single genomic interval of Bradyrhizobium sp. AZCC 1693 harbors:
- a CDS encoding sigma-54-dependent transcriptional regulator, which translates to MANVLIIDDDPALCEGLAEALSDLGHMPQTASSGREGLAALSEKMDAVLLDLKMPGMDGIEVLRRIRSQESPPAVVVLTAFASANNTIEAMRLGAFDHLTKPIGRAELKTLMERLPSRRRPVVNVSKSSLDSLIGSSEGMRRVQKAIGLAADSQATVLILGETGTGKELVARALHVHSRRKDGPFIAVNCAAIPPDLLESELFGHVKGSFTGATGDRTGAFRDADNGTLFLDEIGDMPLAMQAKILRVLQEKLITPVGGKPVRTTARVVTATHRDLPKLVAAGEFREDLYYRLNVVPIAIPPLRERPSDIVPLTEHFLSLSVTPGQPMKQLRASAIDKLSRYNWPGNVRQLRNVIERACVLTRSHTIDAGDIDTSAEENDPIPTALRESDLPAAVARLEEAMIRKALDACGGNRTEAARRLNINRQLLYTKMQRYGLTGGDASENPTRAVGKDDD; encoded by the coding sequence ATGGCAAACGTCCTGATTATCGATGATGACCCGGCCTTATGCGAGGGCCTCGCCGAGGCATTGAGCGACCTCGGCCACATGCCACAAACAGCGTCATCGGGACGCGAAGGTCTTGCCGCGCTGTCCGAGAAGATGGACGCGGTGCTGCTCGATCTCAAGATGCCCGGCATGGATGGAATCGAGGTGCTGCGACGCATCCGATCGCAGGAGAGCCCGCCTGCCGTGGTGGTGCTGACCGCCTTTGCGAGCGCCAATAATACCATCGAAGCCATGCGGCTCGGAGCTTTCGACCATCTCACCAAGCCGATCGGACGCGCTGAGCTGAAAACCCTCATGGAGCGCCTGCCGTCGCGGCGGCGGCCGGTCGTCAACGTAAGCAAGAGCAGCCTTGATAGTCTGATCGGATCGAGCGAGGGCATGCGGCGCGTGCAAAAGGCGATCGGGCTCGCTGCCGACAGCCAGGCGACTGTTCTTATCCTCGGCGAAACCGGCACGGGTAAAGAGCTGGTGGCGCGTGCGCTGCACGTGCACAGCCGGCGCAAGGACGGCCCCTTCATCGCCGTCAACTGCGCCGCGATCCCGCCTGACCTGCTCGAAAGCGAACTGTTCGGGCATGTGAAGGGATCGTTCACGGGCGCGACCGGCGACCGCACCGGCGCCTTCCGCGACGCCGACAACGGCACACTGTTTCTCGACGAGATCGGTGACATGCCGCTTGCGATGCAGGCGAAGATCCTCCGGGTGCTGCAGGAGAAGTTGATCACTCCGGTCGGCGGCAAGCCGGTCCGGACCACGGCGCGGGTCGTTACCGCAACCCACCGCGACTTGCCAAAGCTTGTGGCTGCCGGCGAGTTTCGCGAAGACCTCTACTATCGTCTGAATGTGGTTCCCATCGCGATCCCGCCGCTGCGCGAGCGGCCATCCGATATCGTGCCGCTCACCGAGCACTTCCTTTCCCTATCGGTCACTCCCGGCCAACCGATGAAGCAACTCCGTGCGAGCGCGATCGACAAGCTCAGCCGTTACAACTGGCCCGGCAATGTCAGGCAATTGCGCAATGTCATCGAACGGGCGTGCGTACTGACCAGAAGCCACACCATCGACGCCGGCGATATCGACACCAGCGCCGAGGAAAATGACCCAATTCCGACCGCTCTTCGGGAGAGCGATCTGCCGGCAGCGGTAGCGCGGCTTGAGGAAGCGATGATCCGCAAGGCGCTGGACGCCTGCGGCGGCAACCGCACCGAAGCGGCACGCCGTCTCAACATCAACCGCCAGCTTCTCTACACCAAGATGCAGCGTTACGGCCTGACAGGCGGCGATGCGTCAGAAAATCCGACACGCGCCGTCGGAAAAGACGACGACTGA
- a CDS encoding MFS transporter, producing the protein MSSDSVSRQRANRALDAANFFLADVRDGLGPYLAVYLLTDQKWDEASIGVVMSIASFAGIVAQTPAGAAVDTIRAKRLVMACAALIVTCVSLILPLCPGFWPVAVSQGIAHAAGAIFPPAIAAVSLGVAGHRAFTVRVGRNESFNHAGNAAAATIAGGTAYFFGPQVVFYLLAFMAIASLVSVLAIPEDAIDHELARGLHDHGINLDGAREQPSSLSILLTCRPLLLFAVCVMLFHLANAAMLPLVGQKLALQDKGLGTSLMSACITAAQIAMVPMAMLVGARADRWGHKRFFLAALLILPLRGALYTLSDNKAWLVGVQLLDGIGAGIFGAIFPVIVADLTRNTGRFNVAQGAIITAQGIGAALSTTFAGLIVVKAGYSAAFLSLGAVAGIGFAICWFALPETCAHSNAGTSRMTQTTSSASGIAAG; encoded by the coding sequence ATGTCCAGCGATTCAGTATCAAGACAGCGCGCCAACCGCGCCCTCGATGCCGCCAATTTCTTCCTGGCCGATGTCCGCGACGGGCTTGGGCCCTATCTCGCCGTCTATCTCCTGACTGATCAGAAATGGGACGAAGCCAGCATCGGCGTGGTGATGTCGATCGCCAGCTTTGCCGGCATTGTCGCGCAGACTCCCGCCGGCGCGGCGGTCGATACGATAAGGGCAAAACGTCTGGTGATGGCCTGCGCGGCACTGATCGTCACTTGCGTCTCTCTGATCTTGCCTCTTTGCCCCGGCTTCTGGCCCGTTGCGGTGTCGCAAGGCATCGCGCATGCGGCGGGCGCGATCTTTCCGCCTGCGATAGCCGCAGTTTCGCTCGGCGTCGCAGGCCATCGCGCCTTTACCGTCCGCGTCGGCCGCAACGAAAGCTTCAACCACGCCGGCAATGCGGCAGCTGCGACGATTGCGGGCGGCACCGCCTATTTCTTCGGCCCACAGGTCGTGTTCTATCTGCTTGCCTTCATGGCGATCGCAAGCCTCGTCAGCGTGCTGGCGATCCCGGAAGACGCGATCGACCATGAGCTGGCGCGCGGGCTGCACGACCATGGGATAAATCTGGACGGAGCCCGGGAGCAGCCGTCAAGCCTGAGTATTCTCCTGACTTGCCGCCCGCTTCTGCTCTTTGCGGTTTGCGTGATGCTCTTTCATCTCGCGAATGCGGCGATGCTTCCGCTGGTTGGACAAAAGCTCGCGCTGCAGGACAAGGGTCTCGGCACCAGCTTGATGTCGGCCTGCATCACCGCGGCGCAAATCGCCATGGTGCCGATGGCGATGCTGGTGGGCGCCCGCGCCGACCGATGGGGGCACAAACGCTTCTTCCTCGCCGCGCTACTGATCCTGCCCCTTCGCGGCGCGCTTTACACGCTGTCCGACAACAAGGCCTGGCTCGTCGGAGTGCAGCTCCTCGACGGCATCGGCGCCGGCATCTTTGGCGCGATCTTTCCCGTCATCGTGGCCGACCTGACGCGCAACACCGGACGCTTCAACGTCGCACAAGGCGCGATCATCACCGCGCAAGGCATTGGCGCGGCACTCTCCACCACGTTCGCCGGCCTGATCGTCGTGAAAGCGGGCTATAGCGCAGCCTTCCTCAGCCTCGGCGCAGTCGCAGGAATTGGCTTTGCAATTTGCTGGTTTGCGCTGCCCGAGACGTGCGCGCATTCCAATGCAGGGACAAGCCGAATGACGCAGACGACATCGTCAGCTTCCGGCATCGCTGCGGGATGA
- a CDS encoding arsenic transporter: MPHHESLCAWAIIIPATAGVIVRPFRLPEAVWAVMAAVALVMLGLLTPREALNGIVKGLDVYLFLIGMMLTAELSRREGLFDYLAAFAVEHARGSPQRLFLLVYAVGILVTALLSNDATAIVLTPAVYAATRAAGASPLPYLFACAFIANAASFALPISNPANLVVFGERMPHLFEWLRQFALPSIAAIVVTYVVLRLTQHHALAEEKIESRVPHPKLGRGGKFTAIGIAAIGVVLLTASALDVQLGLPTLICGLVTAAAVLALSRQSPWPVIKGVSWSVLPLVAGLFVMVEALVKTGAIGHFSALLQAGIEKSPTQAAWGAGIVTSIAGNIANNLPVGLVAGSVAVNDHLPPPVMSAMLIGVDLGPNLSVTGSLATILWLVALRRENIDVTAWRFLRIGVLVTPPALVAALAAAIW, from the coding sequence ATGCCGCATCACGAATCGCTTTGTGCCTGGGCAATCATTATCCCAGCAACTGCAGGCGTCATTGTCAGGCCCTTTCGTCTTCCGGAGGCGGTCTGGGCGGTGATGGCCGCCGTTGCGCTGGTAATGTTGGGGCTGCTGACCCCGCGCGAAGCGTTGAACGGGATTGTCAAAGGCCTCGACGTCTATCTCTTCCTGATCGGAATGATGCTGACCGCCGAGCTTTCGCGCCGCGAGGGCCTGTTCGATTACCTTGCCGCGTTTGCGGTCGAGCATGCGCGCGGCTCGCCACAGCGGCTGTTTCTTCTGGTCTATGCCGTCGGCATCCTAGTCACCGCGCTGTTGTCCAATGACGCCACTGCGATTGTGCTGACGCCCGCGGTCTATGCCGCGACCCGCGCCGCCGGTGCGAGCCCCCTGCCCTATCTGTTCGCCTGCGCCTTCATCGCCAATGCCGCGAGTTTTGCTCTGCCGATTTCGAATCCGGCCAATCTGGTGGTATTCGGCGAGCGCATGCCCCATCTATTCGAATGGCTGCGCCAGTTCGCGCTGCCCTCCATCGCCGCCATTGTCGTAACCTATGTCGTGCTCCGCCTTACTCAGCACCACGCGCTCGCTGAAGAGAAGATAGAGAGCCGCGTGCCGCATCCCAAGCTCGGCCGCGGCGGCAAGTTCACCGCAATCGGCATCGCCGCGATCGGCGTGGTACTGCTGACCGCTTCGGCACTTGACGTGCAATTGGGTTTGCCGACCTTGATTTGCGGTCTTGTAACGGCTGCGGCAGTGCTCGCTCTCAGCCGCCAGTCGCCCTGGCCGGTGATAAAAGGCGTTTCCTGGAGCGTGCTGCCATTGGTTGCGGGATTGTTCGTGATGGTGGAAGCGCTGGTGAAGACCGGCGCGATCGGCCATTTCAGCGCGCTTCTGCAAGCGGGAATCGAGAAATCACCAACCCAAGCCGCCTGGGGCGCCGGAATCGTCACTTCGATCGCAGGCAACATCGCCAACAACCTTCCCGTAGGCCTGGTGGCGGGCTCGGTCGCGGTCAACGACCACCTCCCTCCGCCGGTCATGAGCGCGATGCTGATCGGCGTCGACCTCGGGCCCAATCTCTCGGTGACCGGGTCGCTCGCAACGATCCTGTGGCTGGTGGCGCTGCGGCGGGAAAACATCGACGTCACCGCCTGGCGTTTCCTGAGAATTGGCGTGCTGGTGACGCCGCCCGCGCTGGTCGCGGCGCTCGCGGCAGCAATCTGGTGA